From the Acidilutibacter cellobiosedens genome, one window contains:
- a CDS encoding cation-translocating P-type ATPase produces MDKDTANIRKDIYKISVDEVYEALGTSPQGLTQAQAEQRQKEEGKNLIDEKKKESTILIFLASFTHLMAILLWVGGAVAFVAGMPQLGIAIWLVNIINGVFSFWQEYRAGKATDALKNMLPSYVRVIRDGKEEKILAEDLVVGDIILLEEGDKISADARLVGCNDLQVNQSTLTGESNPVSKINDSILKNNLTRAEIPNLIFAGTSVSAGNGKAVVIEIGMKTEFGKIADLTQNMKKEDSPLQRELNRLTKQISIIAIAFGIFFFAAALFLVKEPMASSFIFALGMVVAFIPEGLLPTVTLSLAMAVQRMVKRNALVKKLSSVETLGSTSVICTDKTGTLTQNEMTVNHLWLAGKEYEVTGVGYEPKGDILKDGKKFVADDDEDMKLLLTAAALCSNARLLPPDEESPRYTVLGDPTEACLGVVAEKAGIDVQEQIRTTPRLRELPFESRRKRMTTIHQLSEPVEGTVRIAYVKGAPKEVMKLSESIRINGEVQPITEEMRAEIMKANDGYAREGLRVLAVSYRLLHKDDDIPKAMSAYTPEIIEHDLVFVGLIAMADPPRPEVAAAVEECHHAGIRIIMITGDYGLTAESISKRIGIVKGTNPRVVSGLELEELSDEQLKEYLKDEIIFARVAPEQKLRVVSNLQEMGEVVAVTGDGVNDSPALRKANIGVAMGIAGTDVAKEAADMILTDDNFASIVHAIEEGRAVYSNIRKFLLYILNSNMPEAVPSALFLFSRGAIPLPLTVMQILTIDLGTDMLPALGLGTERPEKGVMDQPPRNQKEPLLTKKLIMKAFLWYGLLGSITSTFSYFFVNMENGWPAVPLARGIDPVYIKATTMTLAAIVFSQIGAVFNCRTEKQSVFKVGLFSNKQVNFGIIFEVALIIALVYLPPLQSVFHTLGLDSSDWLLLCVWPPLILLIEEVRKAWSYRKNAKNYQK; encoded by the coding sequence TTGGATAAAGATACAGCAAATATTAGAAAAGATATTTATAAAATTTCAGTTGATGAAGTTTATGAGGCATTAGGAACAAGCCCTCAAGGATTAACGCAGGCTCAAGCCGAACAAAGGCAGAAAGAAGAAGGAAAAAATCTTATTGATGAGAAGAAAAAAGAGTCTACTATACTTATTTTCCTTGCAAGTTTCACCCATTTAATGGCTATCTTACTATGGGTTGGAGGTGCAGTAGCTTTTGTGGCTGGTATGCCTCAATTGGGAATCGCCATTTGGTTAGTAAACATTATTAACGGTGTTTTTAGTTTTTGGCAGGAATATCGTGCCGGTAAGGCAACAGATGCATTGAAGAATATGCTGCCTTCATATGTGCGAGTTATTCGTGACGGAAAAGAAGAAAAGATTTTAGCTGAAGATCTAGTTGTCGGTGATATAATTTTATTAGAAGAGGGCGATAAGATTTCCGCGGATGCTAGATTAGTTGGATGCAATGATTTACAAGTCAATCAATCGACACTTACCGGTGAATCGAATCCGGTTTCGAAGATAAATGATTCTATATTAAAGAATAATTTAACAAGAGCTGAAATTCCTAATTTAATTTTTGCAGGAACCAGTGTTTCCGCAGGCAACGGGAAAGCCGTAGTCATAGAAATTGGGATGAAAACCGAATTTGGAAAGATTGCAGATTTAACTCAAAATATGAAAAAAGAGGATAGCCCATTACAAAGGGAACTGAATCGTCTGACAAAGCAAATATCGATTATTGCTATTGCTTTTGGAATTTTTTTCTTTGCTGCGGCATTATTTTTAGTAAAAGAACCTATGGCTTCTTCATTTATATTTGCTTTAGGTATGGTCGTTGCCTTTATACCCGAAGGATTACTCCCAACAGTTACATTGTCCCTTGCTATGGCTGTACAACGTATGGTCAAACGAAATGCATTAGTAAAAAAACTTTCTTCTGTTGAGACATTGGGAAGCACTTCTGTTATATGCACTGATAAAACCGGTACTTTAACACAAAATGAAATGACAGTTAATCATTTATGGCTGGCAGGAAAGGAATATGAAGTTACGGGTGTTGGATATGAGCCTAAAGGTGATATTTTAAAGGACGGAAAAAAATTTGTGGCTGACGATGATGAAGATATGAAGCTTTTATTAACAGCTGCAGCTTTATGCAGCAATGCCCGTCTATTGCCGCCGGATGAAGAATCTCCGCGATATACTGTATTAGGAGATCCGACAGAAGCCTGCTTAGGTGTTGTAGCCGAAAAAGCAGGTATTGATGTACAGGAACAGATAAGAACGACTCCGCGTTTAAGAGAATTGCCCTTTGAATCACGTCGTAAAAGGATGACGACAATTCACCAATTGAGCGAGCCTGTTGAAGGTACTGTACGTATTGCATACGTAAAGGGAGCACCTAAAGAGGTAATGAAATTAAGTGAATCTATCCGCATAAACGGTGAAGTTCAACCTATTACGGAAGAAATGCGTGCAGAAATTATGAAAGCAAATGACGGATATGCTCGTGAAGGGTTACGTGTGTTGGCAGTTTCCTATCGTTTACTTCATAAAGATGATGATATTCCAAAGGCTATGAGTGCCTATACTCCCGAAATTATTGAGCATGATCTGGTGTTTGTGGGGTTAATTGCAATGGCTGATCCTCCACGTCCGGAAGTAGCGGCTGCCGTTGAAGAATGTCATCATGCCGGTATTCGTATCATCATGATTACCGGAGATTATGGTTTAACTGCCGAAAGTATTTCAAAACGTATTGGAATTGTAAAAGGTACTAATCCTCGGGTGGTATCAGGATTGGAGCTGGAAGAACTTTCAGACGAGCAATTAAAGGAATATTTAAAGGATGAAATTATTTTTGCTCGTGTGGCACCGGAACAGAAATTACGTGTTGTATCCAATCTGCAGGAAATGGGTGAAGTTGTTGCTGTAACAGGGGATGGCGTCAATGATTCTCCGGCTTTAAGAAAGGCAAATATTGGGGTTGCCATGGGTATTGCTGGGACAGATGTGGCGAAGGAAGCAGCAGATATGATTTTGACGGATGATAACTTTGCTTCTATTGTTCATGCTATTGAAGAAGGTCGTGCTGTTTATAGTAATATTCGTAAGTTTCTGTTGTATATTTTGAATTCAAATATGCCGGAAGCTGTGCCTTCTGCTCTGTTTCTGTTTTCTCGTGGAGCTATTCCGTTGCCGTTGACAGTAATGCAGATTCTTACGATTGATTTAGGTACCGATATGTTGCCTGCATTAGGTTTAGGAACTGAAAGGCCTGAAAAGGGAGTTATGGACCAACCGCCGCGAAATCAAAAAGAGCCGTTACTAACTAAAAAATTAATAATGAAAGCTTTTTTATGGTACGGATTATTGGGCTCTATTACTTCCACTTTTTCTTATTTCTTTGTCAATATGGAAAACGGCTGGCCGGCAGTGCCTCTTGCTCGGGGAATTGATCCGGTATATATCAAAGCGACTACTATGACTCTTGCGGCTATTGTCTTTAGTCAAATCGGAGCTGTGTTCAATTGTCGTACAGAAAAGCAGTCTGTCTTTAAAGTTGGATTATTCAGTAATAAACAAGTGAACTTTGGTATTATCTTTGAGGTTGCATTAATTATTGCATTGGTTTATTTACCACCACTCCAATCCGTTTTTCATACTTTAGGACTGGATTCGTCAGATTGGCTTTTACTTTGTGTTTGGCCACCGCTGATCTTGTTGATTGAAGAAGTAAGAAAAGCATGGAGTTACAGAAAAAATGCCAAGAACTATCAAAAATAA
- the smpB gene encoding SsrA-binding protein SmpB, whose protein sequence is MNKENIKIVATNRKARHEYFVEDTFEAGIALTGTEVKSVRQGRMNIKDSYAIVENGEVFVYSMHISPYEQGNIYNVDPMRKRKLLLHKREIRKLSSLIMQKGYAIIPLSAYLKNGLVKIELAVAKGKKLYDKREDIAKKDAERRIQRQVKERY, encoded by the coding sequence ATGAATAAAGAAAATATAAAGATAGTTGCAACAAACAGAAAAGCAAGACATGAGTATTTCGTGGAAGATACTTTTGAAGCCGGCATTGCTCTTACGGGAACAGAAGTAAAATCTGTAAGACAAGGAAGGATGAACATAAAAGATAGCTATGCTATTGTAGAAAATGGAGAAGTATTTGTTTACAGCATGCATATTAGCCCCTATGAACAAGGAAATATTTATAATGTAGATCCTATGAGAAAAAGAAAGCTTCTTCTTCATAAAAGAGAAATCAGAAAATTATCTTCCCTTATAATGCAAAAGGGGTATGCGATAATTCCTTTATCGGCTTATCTTAAGAATGGACTGGTGAAAATAGAATTAGCCGTAGCAAAAGGTAAAAAACTGTATGACAAAAGAGAAGATATTGCAAAAAAGGATGCTGAAAGAAGGATTCAAAGACAGGTTAAAGAAAGATATTGA
- the rnr gene encoding ribonuclease R produces MSIRDNIIDLMREKLYKPMLKEELAEVFEIGRKELKVFYKVINSMEKEGIIVKTRSDRYGLPEKMNLVVGILDGTEKKFGFVVPEEKGEEDIFIPADSINGALNGDKVIVRITRKKDEDKREEGEIIRILERANKEIVGTFEDNKNFGFVVPDDRRINVDIFIPKAYINGAKTNQKVVVEVLSWGDYRRSPEGKITEILGYTGEKGTDILSIIKQYKLPEEFPNNVISQAQAIPQEIEEREIGRRLDLREKNIFTIDGEDAKDFDDAVSVEKMNNGNFLLGVHIADVTHYVKENSPLDKEALKRGTSVYLIDRVIPMLPLELSNGICSLNPNVDRLTLSVFMEIDNNGNIVDHKIQESVIRSKRRLVYDDISDLLEKGEEHIVREYKDIYEDLKNMEKLCYILRDKRELRGSIDFDFPEAKIILDDDGKPVDIKKDDRRIANRIIEEFMLACNETVAEDMTWADIPFVYRIHENPDSEKIGDFNKFIHNFGYNLKGNQEIHPKELQELLKKIEGKKEEALISNLMLRSLKKARYSNKAEGHFGLAAKYYCHFTSPIRRYPDLQIHRIIKSYINGRLTPDKIQYLEKRLPMVADQSSGMEKIADEAERDVDDLKKAEYMSKRIGSVYEGMVSSLTHFGMFVQLDNTIEGLIHFSNMVDDYYYFDDDKYCIVGERTHKIYRIGDMVKIKVIGADVVRRSVDFVLTD; encoded by the coding sequence ATGAGTATAAGAGATAATATTATAGATCTGATGAGAGAAAAACTGTATAAACCCATGCTTAAGGAAGAACTTGCTGAAGTTTTTGAAATAGGGAGGAAGGAACTAAAAGTTTTTTATAAAGTAATAAACAGCATGGAAAAGGAAGGAATAATAGTTAAAACAAGAAGCGACAGGTACGGACTTCCGGAAAAGATGAATCTTGTAGTAGGGATACTTGACGGAACGGAAAAGAAATTTGGCTTTGTAGTGCCTGAAGAGAAAGGCGAAGAGGATATATTTATACCTGCAGACAGTATTAATGGAGCTCTCAACGGAGATAAAGTAATTGTAAGAATAACAAGAAAAAAAGATGAAGATAAGAGAGAAGAAGGAGAGATAATAAGAATATTAGAAAGAGCCAATAAGGAGATTGTCGGAACATTTGAAGACAATAAAAATTTTGGCTTTGTTGTTCCCGATGATCGAAGAATAAATGTGGATATATTTATTCCCAAGGCCTATATCAACGGTGCTAAAACAAACCAAAAGGTAGTTGTGGAAGTACTCAGCTGGGGTGATTACAGAAGAAGTCCCGAAGGAAAAATAACGGAAATATTAGGATATACGGGAGAAAAGGGAACGGATATCCTTTCTATAATTAAACAATATAAATTACCGGAAGAATTTCCGAATAACGTAATATCTCAGGCCCAAGCTATCCCTCAAGAAATTGAAGAAAGAGAGATAGGAAGAAGGCTGGATTTAAGAGAGAAAAATATTTTTACAATAGACGGAGAAGATGCAAAGGATTTTGATGATGCGGTATCCGTAGAGAAGATGAATAATGGAAATTTTTTGCTTGGAGTTCATATTGCGGATGTAACTCATTATGTAAAGGAGAATTCTCCTTTGGATAAGGAAGCGTTGAAACGGGGAACAAGCGTGTACTTAATTGACAGGGTAATTCCTATGCTTCCGTTGGAACTTTCCAATGGAATATGCAGTTTGAATCCGAATGTTGATAGGCTTACTTTAAGTGTATTTATGGAAATAGATAATAATGGCAACATAGTTGATCATAAAATACAGGAGAGTGTTATAAGAAGCAAGAGAAGATTAGTTTATGATGATATTTCGGATTTGCTGGAAAAAGGTGAAGAACATATAGTCAGGGAGTATAAAGATATATATGAAGATTTAAAGAACATGGAAAAGTTATGCTACATACTAAGAGATAAGAGAGAACTCCGAGGAAGTATAGATTTTGATTTTCCAGAAGCAAAGATAATATTAGACGATGATGGAAAGCCTGTTGATATAAAAAAAGATGATAGAAGAATAGCTAATAGAATAATAGAGGAGTTTATGCTTGCCTGCAATGAAACCGTAGCAGAAGATATGACATGGGCAGATATTCCCTTTGTGTACAGAATACATGAAAATCCGGATTCGGAAAAGATAGGTGATTTTAATAAATTCATACACAATTTTGGATACAATTTAAAGGGCAATCAAGAAATTCATCCAAAAGAACTTCAGGAATTGTTAAAAAAAATTGAAGGCAAAAAAGAGGAAGCATTAATTAGCAATTTGATGTTGAGATCCCTGAAAAAAGCCAGATATAGCAACAAAGCCGAAGGACATTTTGGTTTGGCTGCAAAATATTATTGCCATTTTACTTCCCCTATAAGGAGATACCCCGATTTACAGATTCATAGAATAATAAAAAGTTATATAAACGGAAGATTGACCCCTGACAAAATTCAATATTTAGAAAAAAGGCTTCCGATGGTTGCGGATCAATCCTCGGGAATGGAAAAAATAGCTGATGAAGCGGAAAGGGATGTAGATGATTTAAAGAAAGCCGAATATATGTCTAAAAGAATAGGAAGTGTTTATGAGGGAATGGTTTCATCTCTCACCCACTTTGGAATGTTTGTTCAATTGGATAATACTATTGAAGGTTTAATTCATTTTAGCAATATGGTAGATGACTATTATTATTTTGATGATGATAAATATTGTATTGTAGGGGAAAGAACTCATAAAATTTATAGAATCGGAGATATGGTAAAAATTAAGGTAATTGGTGCAGATGTCGTAAGAAGGTCAGTAGATTTTGTTTTAACAGATTAA
- a CDS encoding D-alanine--D-alanine ligase family protein — MKKKVAVIFGGRSVEHEVSVISGLQVLENIDESKYTAVPLYINKEGKWFTGDSLRKFKNYKENNLNDLKEIVVVPTNNDYNLYTQPESVGLFGKKIIESVDVAFPVIHGTNGEDGTIQGVFELMNIPYVGGGVLSSSVGMDKVLMKDVFKANNLPVVNYVWFYRSMWEENRNEIINNIKNKLEFPLFVKPANLGSSVGISKAKDEDSLISAIEIAVRYDRKIIIEKAVEEPREINCAVMGYEDNVDVSLCEEPLGWKELLSYEDKYIKSNIKNNKTEKRRIPADLEDVIRAEIEKIAKNAFQVIDGRGNARIDFLLDKNQKIYINEINTMPGSIAYYLWEGKGYSFKTLIDKMIDIAFKAHDDKNKNMYSYNEDLFNKIQFGGKA; from the coding sequence ATGAAAAAAAAGGTAGCAGTTATATTTGGCGGAAGAAGTGTTGAACATGAGGTGTCGGTTATAAGCGGACTTCAGGTACTTGAAAATATAGATGAGAGTAAATATACAGCTGTCCCGCTCTATATAAATAAGGAAGGTAAATGGTTTACGGGGGACAGTTTGAGAAAATTTAAAAATTATAAGGAAAATAATTTGAATGATTTAAAGGAAATAGTAGTTGTTCCCACAAATAATGATTATAATTTATATACACAGCCTGAAAGTGTCGGATTGTTTGGGAAAAAAATTATAGAGAGTGTTGATGTTGCTTTTCCAGTTATCCATGGAACAAACGGAGAAGACGGAACAATTCAGGGAGTTTTTGAATTAATGAATATTCCTTATGTTGGTGGCGGAGTATTGTCTTCAAGTGTTGGAATGGATAAGGTACTTATGAAGGATGTGTTTAAAGCAAATAACCTTCCTGTAGTAAATTATGTCTGGTTCTATAGATCTATGTGGGAAGAAAATAGAAATGAAATAATAAATAATATAAAAAATAAACTTGAATTTCCTCTTTTCGTAAAGCCCGCTAATTTAGGTTCAAGCGTGGGGATATCTAAAGCAAAGGATGAGGACAGCCTGATAAGTGCTATTGAAATTGCTGTAAGATATGATAGAAAGATAATTATAGAAAAGGCCGTGGAAGAACCCAGAGAGATTAACTGTGCAGTTATGGGATATGAAGATAATGTGGATGTGTCATTATGTGAAGAACCCCTGGGCTGGAAAGAACTTTTATCCTATGAAGATAAATATATAAAAAGCAATATAAAAAACAACAAAACCGAAAAAAGAAGGATACCTGCGGATTTGGAAGATGTAATAAGAGCCGAAATCGAAAAGATAGCTAAAAATGCTTTCCAAGTAATAGATGGAAGAGGAAATGCAAGAATAGATTTTCTCCTTGATAAAAATCAGAAGATCTATATTAATGAAATCAATACAATGCCCGGGTCTATTGCTTATTATTTATGGGAAGGGAAAGGATATTCATTTAAAACCTTGATTGATAAAATGATTGATATAGCTTTTAAAGCACATGATGATAAAAATAAGAATATGTATTCTTATAATGAAGATCTATTTAATAAAATACAATTTGGGGGTAAAGCATAA
- a CDS encoding UDP-N-acetylmuramoyl-tripeptide--D-alanyl-D-alanine ligase, whose protein sequence is MVSILVFLVGVIVILKRGKFFLHMLQIEGYKNKQFIKWMNSSSRVYPRKVRVSVSVLTFFTAVYIFLSIFLKNNYLLYGYLVIWIIFMDYSVQWKEEEVKKELVFTKRAMRLYVSLIFVDLIEIGIILAVFFMTVNNRQYYFPIILFAETLIYYFQPLNIILGNMIVEPIEIKINRHFYLKAQAKIKSLKNLTSIGITGSFGKTSTKFIVATILEKKFKTLNTPESYNTAMGISKVINNDLNEDYEIFVAEMGARNIGDIKELTELVHPKIGIITSIGETHLETFLNLENIMKTKYELIEGLPADGVAIFNYDNEYVRKLADKTFKEKLLYGLGDSEKLDLYATDIEISELGSSFNINDKDGNKIRCTTKLLGKHNIYNILAGVAVGRVLGLSFEEIRDRIEEIQPVPHRLNIITPSTGIIIIDDAFNSNPIGAKAALDVISQFKEGKKIIVTPGMVELGEREEAANKEFGTQIGKVCDYVILVGEKRTEPIYRGLMEFGYTKENIFVVNDLNEATDQIQKIVKPKDIVLFENDLPDNYNE, encoded by the coding sequence ATGGTTAGTATTTTGGTTTTTTTGGTAGGAGTAATTGTAATTCTTAAAAGGGGTAAATTTTTTCTTCATATGCTTCAGATTGAAGGATATAAAAACAAACAATTTATTAAATGGATGAATAGTTCATCGAGAGTATACCCGAGAAAAGTTAGAGTATCTGTTTCTGTTCTGACTTTTTTTACGGCAGTGTATATTTTTTTATCAATATTTTTGAAAAATAATTACCTATTATACGGATACCTTGTAATATGGATCATATTTATGGATTATTCGGTTCAATGGAAAGAGGAAGAAGTAAAAAAAGAGTTGGTATTTACTAAAAGAGCAATGAGGCTGTATGTAAGTTTGATTTTTGTAGATCTGATTGAGATAGGAATTATTTTAGCTGTATTTTTTATGACGGTAAATAACAGACAATACTACTTTCCTATTATTTTATTTGCAGAGACACTAATATATTACTTTCAACCATTGAATATTATTCTCGGAAATATGATAGTAGAACCGATAGAAATAAAAATTAACAGACATTTTTATTTAAAAGCACAGGCGAAAATAAAATCTTTAAAGAATTTAACTTCAATAGGTATAACAGGAAGTTTTGGGAAAACCAGTACTAAATTTATAGTTGCCACAATACTTGAAAAGAAGTTTAAAACTTTAAATACTCCGGAAAGCTATAATACGGCTATGGGTATAAGCAAGGTTATAAACAATGATTTAAATGAAGATTACGAAATATTTGTTGCAGAAATGGGAGCAAGAAATATTGGAGACATAAAAGAACTGACTGAACTTGTTCACCCTAAAATAGGGATAATCACTTCAATAGGAGAAACTCATCTGGAGACATTCCTAAATTTAGAAAATATAATGAAAACTAAATATGAGCTTATAGAGGGGCTTCCGGCGGATGGAGTGGCCATATTTAATTATGATAATGAATATGTTAGAAAGTTAGCCGATAAGACATTTAAGGAAAAATTGCTTTATGGTCTTGGAGATTCCGAAAAATTGGATTTATATGCTACGGATATAGAGATATCTGAGCTTGGTTCATCTTTTAACATTAACGATAAAGACGGAAATAAGATAAGATGTACAACGAAGTTATTAGGGAAACACAATATATATAATATATTGGCAGGAGTCGCGGTTGGAAGAGTCTTGGGATTGTCTTTTGAAGAAATAAGGGATAGAATTGAAGAGATTCAACCAGTTCCACACAGATTAAATATAATTACCCCTAGTACGGGAATTATAATAATAGATGATGCTTTTAATTCAAATCCTATTGGGGCAAAAGCGGCTTTGGATGTTATCAGCCAATTTAAAGAAGGCAAAAAGATAATAGTTACTCCCGGAATGGTAGAATTGGGAGAAAGAGAAGAGGCTGCCAATAAAGAGTTTGGAACTCAAATAGGCAAGGTTTGCGATTATGTAATTTTGGTGGGAGAAAAAAGAACAGAACCAATATATAGAGGATTAATGGAATTTGGATATACAAAGGAAAATATTTTTGTTGTAAATGATTTAAATGAAGCTACGGATCAAATCCAAAAAATAGTTAAGCCTAAGGACATTGTACTTTTTGAAAATGATCTGCCTGACAATTATAATGAATAG
- a CDS encoding alpha/beta fold hydrolase: protein MIIDIDGLNINYVVEGEGFEVLLLHGWGCSIETVMPIFNLLKKNFKVYAIDFPGFGKSDEPKEVFSGEDYAKIVYDFMNKLKMRKVVIIGHSFGGKISIILGSKYKNIIDKIVLIDSAGLIPKRTVKYYIKVYSFKILKLLYKSCFSWGNKDKAMKKFQDKFGSEDYKNSSGIMRQIFVKAVNENFEYLLRDIEAPTLIIWGEKDTATPLYMGERMKREIKDSGLVVFEGAGHYSYIEDFRRFSIVLNAFLLGGK, encoded by the coding sequence ATGATCATAGATATAGACGGTCTTAATATTAATTATGTTGTTGAAGGGGAAGGCTTTGAAGTTTTACTTCTTCATGGGTGGGGATGCAGTATTGAAACTGTAATGCCCATATTTAATCTGTTAAAAAAAAATTTTAAGGTCTATGCAATAGATTTTCCCGGGTTTGGTAAAAGTGATGAGCCAAAGGAGGTTTTTAGCGGGGAGGATTACGCAAAGATAGTATATGATTTTATGAATAAGTTAAAAATGAGAAAGGTAGTGATTATAGGCCATTCTTTTGGCGGGAAAATATCGATAATACTTGGAAGCAAGTATAAAAATATTATAGATAAGATAGTTTTAATTGATAGTGCTGGATTAATTCCTAAAAGAACTGTAAAGTATTATATAAAGGTTTATAGTTTCAAGATATTAAAATTATTGTATAAGTCATGTTTTTCCTGGGGAAATAAAGATAAGGCAATGAAAAAATTTCAGGACAAATTTGGCTCGGAGGATTATAAAAATTCATCGGGAATTATGCGCCAAATTTTTGTTAAAGCTGTTAATGAGAATTTTGAATATTTATTAAGAGATATAGAGGCACCTACTTTAATCATTTGGGGAGAGAAGGATACGGCGACTCCTCTTTATATGGGAGAGAGAATGAAAAGGGAAATAAAGGATAGTGGATTAGTAGTTTTTGAAGGAGCAGGACATTATTCTTATATTGAAGATTTTAGAAGATTTTCAATTGTTTTAAATGCCTTTTTACTGGGAGGTAAATGA
- the secG gene encoding preprotein translocase subunit SecG: protein MNTFLSILVLVVGIVLIVAVMLQPSKSEGLGAIGGGNTSTWGKNKGRNFEDTLKRITIVCAVIFMVSSLILASLQ from the coding sequence ATGAATACTTTTCTATCGATATTGGTATTAGTGGTAGGTATTGTATTGATTGTAGCCGTAATGTTGCAGCCCAGTAAATCCGAAGGATTAGGGGCAATAGGCGGAGGAAATACAAGTACATGGGGAAAGAATAAAGGCAGAAATTTTGAAGATACTCTTAAGAGAATAACTATAGTTTGTGCTGTTATATTTATGGTATCTTCTTTAATACTTGCATCTCTTCAATAG
- the eno gene encoding phosphopyruvate hydratase, producing MSLITDVYAREVLDSRGNPTIEVEVYTELDGFGRAIVPSGASTGAFEAVELRDGDKSRYLGKGVTKAVDNVNEIIAPEIIGMDVLDQVEIDKALIELDGTENKGKLGANATLGVSLAAARAAADELGLPLYKYIGGVNGKVLPVPMMNILNGGKHADNNVDIQEFMVMPVGAPNFKEALRMGAEVFHNLKSVLKGKGLNTAVGDEGGFAPNLESNEEALQTIVEAIKKAGYEPGKDVALAIDTAATELYDEKRDIYRLAGEGKEYTKVEMIDFYEKLVGKYPIISIEDGLAEEDWDGWKLLTERLGKKVQLVGDDLFVTNTKRIQKGIDLGVANSVLIKLNQIGTLTETLDAIELAKVNGYTAVVSHRSGETEDTTIADLVVGINAGQIKTGAPSRTDRVSKYNQLLRIEDVLADISEFRGEKALYSVKR from the coding sequence ATGAGTTTAATAACAGATGTATATGCAAGAGAAGTACTTGATTCCAGAGGAAATCCGACTATCGAAGTTGAAGTTTACACTGAGTTGGACGGCTTTGGAAGGGCAATAGTTCCGTCAGGAGCGTCTACAGGAGCTTTTGAAGCTGTGGAATTAAGAGACGGAGATAAATCAAGATATCTTGGAAAGGGAGTAACTAAGGCAGTAGACAATGTAAATGAGATAATTGCTCCTGAAATAATAGGCATGGATGTTCTTGATCAAGTTGAGATAGATAAAGCGCTTATTGAATTGGATGGAACGGAAAACAAAGGTAAACTTGGTGCGAATGCAACTTTAGGAGTATCCTTGGCTGCTGCAAGGGCTGCTGCCGATGAATTAGGATTACCTTTATATAAATACATCGGGGGAGTAAACGGTAAGGTACTTCCTGTTCCAATGATGAATATATTAAACGGTGGAAAGCATGCAGATAATAATGTAGACATTCAGGAGTTCATGGTAATGCCTGTAGGGGCACCGAATTTTAAAGAAGCGTTAAGAATGGGAGCAGAAGTTTTTCATAATTTAAAATCCGTTCTTAAAGGCAAAGGACTTAATACTGCAGTTGGTGATGAAGGAGGATTTGCTCCGAATTTAGAGAGTAATGAAGAAGCTCTTCAGACTATAGTGGAAGCTATTAAAAAAGCTGGTTATGAGCCGGGAAAAGATGTAGCTTTGGCAATAGATACGGCTGCTACCGAACTGTATGATGAAAAGAGAGATATATACAGACTGGCTGGAGAGGGAAAAGAGTATACAAAGGTAGAAATGATTGACTTCTATGAAAAATTAGTTGGAAAATACCCGATTATATCTATTGAAGATGGATTGGCAGAGGAAGATTGGGACGGTTGGAAGCTTCTTACTGAAAGACTTGGAAAGAAGGTTCAGCTTGTAGGAGACGATTTATTTGTAACTAATACGAAGAGAATCCAAAAAGGTATTGATCTCGGAGTAGCAAACTCTGTGCTTATTAAACTTAATCAAATAGGAACTTTGACCGAAACTTTAGATGCTATAGAATTGGCTAAGGTTAATGGTTATACAGCCGTAGTATCCCATAGGTCGGGAGAAACTGAGGATACCACTATAGCTGATTTGGTAGTGGGAATTAATGCAGGCCAAATAAAAACAGGTGCACCTTCAAGAACAGATAGAGTTTCGAAATATAATCAGCTGTTAAGAATAGAAGATGTTCTTGCAGACATATCAGAATTTAGAGGGGAAAAAGCTCTTTATAGCGTAAAAAGATAG